The sequence ATCCCGACCTACAACCGCCTCGACATCCTGCCGAGGGTGCTCGAGGCGCTCGCCGCGCAGGCGCCACCCGAAGGCGGGTTCGAGGTCGTGGTGGTCGACGACGGTTCCTCCGACGGCACCGCCGGCTTCCTCGCGGCCCACCGAGCCCCGTTCCCGTTGCGCGCGTTTTCCCAGGCGAACGCGGGCCCCGCCGGGGCGCGCAACCGCGGCGTGGCGGAGTCGGCCGGGCGTCTCGTGTGCTTCCTGGGCGACGACACCGTACCCGAACCGGACTTCCTTCGACGGCACGAGGAAGCGCACCGCGCGCGCCCCGGCCGCAAGATCGCCGTGCTCGGCTATACGACCTGGCCGCGCGAGCGGCGGGTCACCCCGTTCCTGCACCACATCAACGAATACGGGATGCAGTTCGGCTACGAGCTGATCCGCGATCCCGAGAACGTCCCGTTCAACTTCTTCTACACGTCGAACATTTCGCTCCCCCGCGA is a genomic window of Thermoanaerobaculia bacterium containing:
- a CDS encoding glycosyltransferase; protein product: MTPRISIVIPTYNRLDILPRVLEALAAQAPPEGGFEVVVVDDGSSDGTAGFLAAHRAPFPLRAFSQANAGPAGARNRGVAESAGRLVCFLGDDTVPEPDFLRRHEEAHRARPGRKIAVLGYTTWPRERRVTPFLHHINEYGMQFGYELIRDPENVPFNFFYTSNISLPRDAFELSGRFDTTFPDAAWEDIEFSYRLSRDGYVIVYEPRAVVRHHHDITFASFRRRQERSGRAAAIFYGKHPELADFLGVASARSGPARVSRWTKLWASLCERWEIPGGRRAIDRVLTADYLRGLRASLPDVPPGGRADRSGCQ